In Fusobacterium hwasookii, a single window of DNA contains:
- a CDS encoding PTS sugar transporter subunit IIA translates to MGLFDIFKKKEKTIVTIYSPINGKVIELKEVPDEAFAQKMVGDGCAIEPDKGVICSPIDGQLMNVFPTNHAIIFETIDGLEMIVHFGIDTVKLDGKGFQKLREPGAIKVGDEIVKYNLDEIKDNVPSTRSPIIINNMEKVEKIEVLSLGKIVKIGEPIMKVTLK, encoded by the coding sequence ATGGGATTATTTGATATTTTTAAGAAAAAAGAAAAAACAATTGTTACTATATATTCACCAATTAATGGAAAGGTTATTGAACTTAAAGAAGTTCCAGATGAAGCTTTTGCACAAAAAATGGTAGGAGATGGTTGTGCTATTGAACCAGATAAAGGTGTTATATGTTCTCCTATTGATGGACAACTTATGAATGTTTTTCCAACTAATCATGCTATTATCTTTGAAACAATTGATGGTTTGGAAATGATAGTTCACTTTGGAATTGATACTGTTAAATTAGATGGAAAAGGATTTCAAAAGTTAAGAGAACCAGGAGCAATAAAAGTAGGAGATGAAATTGTAAAATACAATCTTGATGAAATAAAAGATAATGTTCCTTCTACAAGAAGCCCTATTATAATAAATAATATGGAAAAAGTTGAAAAAATTGAAGTTTTATCATTAGGAAAAATAGTAAAAATAGGTGAACCTATTATGAAAGTAACTCTAAAATAA
- a CDS encoding murein L,D-transpeptidase catalytic domain family protein codes for MKSLKSIFTLVFYFMLSLSSFADIKFSDIEIKIMYRELCLNDKVSFSCFNNAIQGLEKIEELNNANDNLLVIVDYTKPSTEERLFVVDLEKKQVLISSLVAHGRGTGDLYATEFSNKNNSYSTSSGFYLTGDIYNGKHGESLVLYGLEKGKNDNAQKRTIVMHSAYYANKNFAEKYGRLGRSKGCLALPTDLNSKIIHLISDGVVLYVHTNFDENKKYDFSKLLSIYLPDNDNKRM; via the coding sequence ATGAAATCACTAAAATCTATTTTTACTTTAGTTTTTTATTTTATGCTTTCTTTGTCTTCATTTGCAGATATAAAATTTTCTGATATAGAAATTAAAATTATGTATAGAGAATTATGTTTAAATGATAAAGTTAGCTTTTCATGTTTTAATAATGCAATACAAGGTTTAGAAAAAATTGAAGAATTAAATAATGCAAATGATAATCTTTTAGTAATTGTTGATTACACTAAACCTTCAACAGAAGAAAGATTATTTGTTGTTGATTTAGAGAAGAAACAAGTTCTTATATCAAGCTTAGTTGCTCATGGTAGAGGAACAGGAGACTTATATGCAACAGAGTTTTCTAATAAAAATAATTCCTATTCAACTTCATCAGGCTTTTATCTAACTGGAGATATATATAATGGGAAACATGGAGAGTCACTTGTGCTCTATGGTTTAGAAAAGGGAAAGAATGATAATGCACAAAAAAGAACCATTGTTATGCACTCTGCTTATTATGCAAATAAAAATTTTGCTGAGAAATATGGTAGACTTGGAAGAAGTAAAGGTTGTCTTGCACTGCCCACTGACTTAAATAGTAAAATTATACATTTAATTTCTGATGGGGTTGTGCTCTATGTTCACACAAACTTTGATGAAAATAAAAAATATGATTTCTCAAAACTTTTGTCTATTTACTTACCAGATAATGATAATAAAAGAATGTAA
- a CDS encoding toxin-antitoxin system YwqK family antitoxin → MFKFFIIFLLSISVFTFASDNLDIEAEVKIEKIFYKNGKIGAEKRYENNVLEGISKSYYPNGKLFQVANYKNGKRDGEFLQYYENGKLWGRVFYKNGELDGPYEVFYKNGKPFEKIFFKNGLEEGEFLTYYENGKLAGKFYLTNGKLETYETYHENGKLFEKFNYKNGIKNGEILKYYENGNLKIKAFFKDGELNGVFERYNENKKPVYKGNYKNGKKDGLHESFDKKGRIQMRIEYVNGIKNGIDEYYIEGKLTSKVNNVNDKKEGTMEHFLPNGELLSKTSYRNGLENGIAYYYNKGVLFGERGYKDGKLDGTEKQYYKNGKLEYIKNYKNDKLDGISEFYSEDGKLISKKVYKNGTLIEN, encoded by the coding sequence ATGTTTAAATTTTTTATAATTTTTCTATTATCAATTTCAGTTTTCACTTTTGCTTCTGATAATCTTGATATTGAAGCTGAAGTAAAGATTGAAAAAATATTTTATAAAAATGGAAAAATTGGGGCAGAAAAAAGATATGAAAATAATGTTTTAGAAGGTATTTCAAAATCTTATTACCCTAATGGAAAATTATTCCAAGTAGCAAATTACAAAAATGGAAAAAGAGATGGTGAATTTTTACAATATTATGAAAATGGAAAATTATGGGGAAGAGTTTTTTATAAAAATGGAGAATTAGATGGCCCTTATGAAGTATTTTATAAAAATGGAAAACCATTTGAAAAAATCTTTTTTAAAAATGGGCTTGAAGAGGGAGAATTTTTAACATATTATGAAAATGGAAAGTTAGCAGGAAAGTTTTATTTAACAAATGGAAAATTAGAAACTTATGAAACTTACCATGAGAATGGAAAACTTTTTGAAAAATTCAATTATAAAAATGGTATTAAAAATGGAGAAATACTAAAATACTATGAAAATGGAAATTTAAAAATAAAAGCTTTTTTTAAAGATGGTGAGTTAAATGGAGTATTTGAACGATATAATGAAAATAAAAAACCAGTATATAAAGGAAATTATAAAAATGGTAAGAAAGATGGACTTCATGAATCATTTGATAAAAAAGGAAGAATACAGATGAGGATTGAATATGTAAATGGTATTAAAAATGGAATAGATGAGTACTACATTGAAGGGAAATTAACTTCAAAAGTAAACAATGTTAATGATAAAAAAGAAGGTACTATGGAACATTTTTTACCAAATGGAGAACTTTTATCAAAAACTTCTTATAGAAATGGTTTAGAAAATGGAATTGCTTATTATTATAATAAAGGTGTTTTATTTGGAGAAAGAGGTTATAAAGATGGAAAATTAGATGGTACTGAAAAGCAATATTATAAGAATGGTAAATTAGAATACATTAAAAATTATAAAAATGATAAATTAGATGGTATCTCTGAATTTTATTCAGAAGATGGTAAACTCATCTCAAAAAAAGTTTATAAAAATGGAACTTTAATTGAAAACTAA
- a CDS encoding Na+/H+ antiporter NhaC family protein, producing MGSVITISLFSLSLIVCLLLKISVVYALIIGYIIFISYGLIKGYKLKALIKKSFEGIMTVKNILLVFILIGMITALWRASGTIAFIVYIGSKLISPSILIFLTFLFCAVLSVLIGTSLGTAATMGVICFSIGKTMGINPYYIGGAVLSGIYFGDRCSPMSTSALLISELTKTDLYANIKLIIKTSVIPFIVTSLFYLFLGFKTTVSSVSVGVTEIFKQNYNLNIVVIIPAILIIVLSLLKINVKKTMLVSIVISFFIAIFIQKESVVSLIQYCIFGYHNSNQKLNLLMKGGGILSMLNVALIVGISSSYSGIFKETKLLVSLKEHLKVFAKKTSNYFVIFLSSIISGAIACNQSLGIILTNELSEELVDKRERAIILENTVVLLVGLIPWNIAMDVPLKTLDVGVMSGLFAFYLYFLPLWNLFAGIIKEKKYKIKNLI from the coding sequence ATGGGAAGTGTTATTACAATCTCATTATTTTCATTATCACTTATAGTTTGTCTTTTATTAAAAATTTCAGTTGTATATGCCCTTATTATAGGTTATATAATTTTTATAAGTTATGGACTTATAAAAGGATATAAATTAAAAGCCTTAATTAAAAAGTCTTTTGAAGGGATAATGACAGTAAAAAATATATTATTAGTTTTCATTCTTATAGGAATGATTACTGCACTATGGAGAGCCTCTGGAACAATAGCTTTTATTGTTTATATAGGTTCAAAATTAATTTCTCCCTCAATTTTAATATTTCTCACTTTTTTATTTTGTGCTGTACTTTCAGTTTTAATAGGAACTTCCCTAGGAACAGCTGCCACTATGGGAGTTATTTGTTTTTCAATTGGAAAAACAATGGGGATTAATCCTTACTATATTGGAGGAGCAGTTTTAAGTGGAATATACTTTGGTGATAGATGTTCTCCAATGTCAACCTCTGCTTTGCTTATTAGTGAACTTACTAAAACTGATTTGTATGCAAATATTAAATTGATAATAAAAACTTCTGTAATACCTTTTATTGTAACTTCTTTATTTTATCTATTTTTAGGTTTTAAAACAACAGTCTCATCTGTTAGTGTGGGTGTCACAGAAATTTTTAAACAAAATTATAATCTAAATATAGTAGTTATAATACCCGCTATTTTAATAATAGTACTTTCATTATTAAAAATAAACGTAAAGAAAACTATGCTAGTGAGCATAGTTATAAGTTTTTTTATTGCAATATTTATTCAAAAAGAAAGTGTAGTTTCACTTATACAATATTGTATTTTTGGTTATCATAATTCAAATCAGAAACTAAATTTACTGATGAAAGGTGGAGGAATATTATCAATGCTTAATGTAGCTTTGATAGTAGGAATTTCTTCATCATACTCTGGAATTTTTAAAGAAACAAAACTTTTAGTTTCATTAAAAGAACATTTAAAAGTTTTTGCTAAAAAAACTTCAAATTACTTTGTTATCTTTTTAAGCTCTATTATTTCAGGAGCAATTGCTTGTAATCAAAGTTTAGGAATAATTTTGACTAATGAATTATCAGAAGAACTTGTAGACAAAAGAGAGAGAGCTATAATTTTGGAAAATACTGTTGTATTATTGGTAGGACTTATACCTTGGAATATTGCAATGGATGTTCCACTAAAAACATTAGATGTTGGAGTTATGTCTGGACTTTTTGCTTTCTACTTATATTTCTTGCCATTGTGGAACCTATTTGCAGGAATAATAAAAGAAAAAAAGTATAAAATAAAAAATTTAATTTGA
- a CDS encoding cobyric acid synthase: MKKANLMIVGTSSGAGKSLFVTALCRIFYKDKYKVSPFKSQNMALNSYITKDGKEMGRAQVVQAEASCLEPDVNMNPILLKPSTMNKIQIIVCGKSIGNMSGVEYNQYKKNLIPILKETYSKIESENDIVVIEGAGSPAEINMKEEDISNFAMARIADAPVILVADIDRGGVFASIYGTIMLLKEEDRKSIKGIVINKFRGNKEVLKPGFEIIENLTGVKTLGVIPYADIDIEDEDSLSEKYKSFKLNKNSNKIKVSVIKLKHISNVTDIDALSIYDDVEIQFVSERSQIGNEDLLIIPGSKNTIDDLKWLKESGIAEEIIKRARTETIIFGICGGFQILGNKVKDPYHIEGDIEELNALGLLDLETIMENEKTLVQYNGKLAVDNGLLKILNNFEIKGYEIHQGITKGNEKNLTTDDRTIFVNRDNIIATYLHGIFDNKDFTDLLLNEIRKRKGLEEVNNNISYEEYKLKEFDKLEKLVRENVDIDEIYKILWRII, translated from the coding sequence ATGAAAAAAGCTAATTTAATGATTGTTGGAACTTCATCAGGAGCAGGAAAAAGCTTATTTGTTACGGCACTATGTAGGATTTTTTATAAGGATAAGTATAAAGTTTCCCCTTTTAAATCCCAGAATATGGCACTTAATTCATATATTACAAAAGATGGAAAAGAAATGGGGAGAGCACAAGTTGTTCAAGCAGAAGCAAGTTGCTTAGAGCCTGATGTAAATATGAACCCAATTCTTTTAAAACCATCAACTATGAATAAAATTCAAATAATAGTTTGTGGAAAATCTATTGGTAATATGTCAGGTGTTGAATACAATCAATATAAAAAAAATTTAATTCCTATTTTAAAAGAAACTTATTCAAAAATAGAAAGTGAAAATGATATTGTTGTGATTGAAGGAGCAGGAAGTCCAGCTGAGATAAATATGAAGGAAGAAGATATTTCAAACTTTGCTATGGCAAGAATTGCAGATGCACCTGTTATTTTAGTTGCAGACATAGATAGAGGAGGAGTTTTTGCCTCAATCTATGGAACAATTATGCTTTTAAAAGAAGAAGATAGAAAAAGCATTAAAGGTATAGTTATAAATAAATTTAGAGGTAATAAAGAAGTTTTAAAACCAGGTTTTGAGATAATAGAAAATTTAACAGGAGTTAAAACTTTAGGAGTTATACCCTATGCAGATATAGATATTGAAGATGAAGATAGTTTAAGTGAAAAATATAAAAGTTTTAAACTAAATAAAAATTCAAATAAAATAAAAGTTTCAGTGATAAAATTAAAACATATTTCAAATGTAACAGATATTGATGCCTTATCAATTTATGATGATGTTGAAATACAATTTGTAAGTGAAAGAAGTCAAATAGGAAATGAAGATTTATTAATTATTCCAGGTTCTAAAAATACTATAGATGATTTAAAATGGCTTAAAGAAAGTGGAATTGCAGAGGAAATTATAAAAAGAGCTAGAACAGAAACTATTATTTTTGGTATCTGTGGAGGTTTCCAAATTTTAGGAAATAAGGTAAAAGACCCTTATCATATTGAGGGAGATATAGAAGAATTAAATGCTTTAGGACTTTTAGATTTAGAAACTATTATGGAAAATGAAAAAACTCTTGTTCAGTATAATGGAAAATTAGCTGTTGATAATGGACTTTTAAAAATTTTAAATAATTTTGAAATCAAAGGTTATGAGATTCATCAAGGTATTACAAAAGGAAATGAAAAAAATCTAACTACTGATGATAGAACTATTTTTGTAAATAGAGATAATATTATTGCTACTTATTTACATGGAATTTTTGATAATAAGGATTTTACTGATTTACTTTTAAATGAAATTAGAAAAAGAAAAGGTTTAGAAGAAGTTAATAATAATATTTCCTATGAAGAATATAAGTTAAAAGAGTTTGATAAGTTAGAGAAATTAGTTAGAGAAAATGTAGATATAGATGAAATATACAAAATTTTATGGAGGATAATATGA
- a CDS encoding DUF4299 domain-containing protein, whose translation MSVSFYVKNKKKILGYEAVLNVESALTILDKELNVYNVLDIDINDLLLSPISNYECLLIGEDNVSGRGFELSYDNKNKSYVIRIFTPSTREDWLLALEYIKVLAKKFNSEIINERGEVYTVDNIDKFNYESDILYGIEAVSSNLKDEDIKVSSIYGINRVVSFNQEMIDKINNSDSPIDTFSNMVKEIQYLDAYSANQQFYQNNEDHRIIGAYTLTENLRTILPYEPSVEYENSNIVKNEEVSFWNIGLVFIDGDENDENSYQVVGQIDYNDFIKKLPKNKYKFIDASYIMVEPLSKEEILDLLK comes from the coding sequence ATGAGTGTAAGTTTTTATGTAAAGAATAAGAAAAAAATTTTAGGTTATGAAGCAGTTTTAAATGTTGAAAGTGCATTAACTATTTTAGATAAAGAGCTTAATGTCTATAATGTTCTTGATATTGATATCAATGACTTACTATTATCACCTATTTCTAATTATGAATGTCTTTTAATAGGTGAAGATAATGTAAGTGGAAGAGGTTTTGAATTATCTTATGATAATAAAAACAAAAGCTATGTTATAAGAATTTTTACTCCATCTACAAGGGAAGATTGGCTTTTAGCTTTGGAATATATAAAGGTATTGGCTAAGAAATTTAATTCTGAAATTATAAATGAAAGAGGAGAAGTATATACAGTTGATAATATTGATAAATTTAACTATGAAAGCGATATACTTTATGGAATTGAAGCAGTTTCATCAAATTTGAAAGATGAAGATATAAAAGTATCAAGCATTTATGGTATAAATAGAGTTGTTTCTTTTAATCAAGAAATGATAGATAAAATCAATAACTCAGATAGTCCTATTGATACTTTTTCAAATATGGTAAAAGAAATTCAATATTTAGATGCCTATTCAGCAAATCAACAATTTTATCAAAATAATGAAGATCATAGAATTATAGGAGCTTATACTCTTACAGAAAATCTTAGAACTATTCTTCCTTATGAACCTAGTGTTGAATATGAAAATTCAAATATAGTAAAAAATGAAGAAGTTTCTTTTTGGAATATTGGCTTGGTATTTATTGATGGAGATGAAAATGATGAAAATAGTTATCAAGTTGTAGGACAAATAGACTATAATGATTTTATAAAAAAATTACCAAAAAATAAATATAAATTTATAGATGCTTCATATATTATGGTTGAACCATTAAGTAAAGAAGAAATTTTAGACTTATTAAAATAG
- the cbiB gene encoding adenosylcobinamide-phosphate synthase CbiB has translation MLNYFVVKFGLAYILDLILGDPRWLYHPVIIIGKLISFLEKFLYKAKNKIFSGAILNILTLSATFIVSLLLARAGYVIEIFFLYTTLATKSLADEGKKVYNILKSGDIEKAKKELSYLVSRDTNTLSLEKIIMSVVETIAENTVDGFISPAFFAFIGSFFYIEIFGNLVSLALPFAMTYKAINTLDSMVGYKNEKYIDFGKVSARVDDVANFIPARLTGLIFVPLSSLILGYNFKNSLKIFFRDRNKHSSPNSGQSESAYAGALGIQFGGKISYFGEDYEKPKIGDKLKEFDYEDIKKAVNILYVVSLLATISFILTSIIITLLG, from the coding sequence ATGTTGAATTATTTTGTAGTAAAATTTGGATTAGCTTATATTCTTGATTTGATATTAGGTGATCCAAGATGGTTATACCATCCTGTTATTATAATAGGGAAGTTGATAAGTTTTTTAGAGAAATTTTTATATAAAGCTAAAAATAAAATATTTTCAGGAGCTATTTTAAATATTTTAACTTTAAGTGCAACTTTTATAGTCTCTTTACTTCTAGCAAGAGCAGGTTATGTTATAGAAATATTTTTTCTCTATACAACACTTGCAACTAAAAGTTTAGCAGATGAAGGAAAAAAAGTTTACAATATATTAAAATCAGGGGACATTGAAAAGGCTAAAAAAGAGCTTTCATATCTTGTGAGTAGAGATACAAATACTCTATCACTTGAAAAAATTATTATGAGTGTAGTTGAAACAATAGCTGAAAATACAGTAGATGGTTTTATTTCTCCAGCATTCTTTGCCTTTATTGGAAGTTTTTTTTATATTGAAATATTTGGAAATTTAGTGTCTCTTGCTTTACCTTTTGCAATGACATATAAGGCAATAAATACTTTGGATTCTATGGTTGGTTATAAGAATGAAAAATATATAGATTTTGGAAAAGTTTCTGCAAGAGTTGATGATGTTGCAAACTTTATTCCAGCAAGACTTACAGGTCTAATATTTGTACCTTTATCAAGTTTAATACTAGGATATAATTTTAAAAACTCTTTAAAAATATTTTTTAGAGATAGAAATAAACATTCAAGTCCAAACTCTGGACAAAGTGAATCTGCTTATGCAGGAGCATTAGGAATACAATTTGGTGGGAAAATCAGTTATTTTGGTGAAGATTATGAAAAACCAAAAATAGGAGATAAGTTAAAAGAATTTGATTATGAAGATATAAAAAAAGCAGTTAATATCTTATATGTTGTATCTCTTCTAGCAACTATATCATTTATACTAACTAGTATTATTATAACATTATTGGGGTAA
- a CDS encoding pyridoxal phosphate-dependent aminotransferase — MNKDLHGGNIYKFQREGKNDILDYSSNINPLGVPQKFIDIAKENFDKLVNYPDPYYIELRKKIAEFNSLDMDNIIVGNGATEILFLYIRALKPKKVLILAPCFAEYERALKSVSTKIEYFELKESDNFYPNIINLKKEIENNNYDLLLFCNPNNPTGQFIKLEDIKEIIETCEKKNTKIFVDEAFIEFIENWKEKTVSLLKNKKIFIMRAFTKFFAIPGLRLGYGIGFDDEVLKKMWEEKEPWTVNTFANLAGLMMLDDKEYIEKSEKWILEEKKFMYEELSKFQNIKTYKTECNFILIKLFNISSESLREKMIEKNVLIRDASNFKFLDYHFVRLAIKDRKSNLKILETLADFL; from the coding sequence ATGAATAAAGATTTACATGGAGGAAATATTTATAAATTTCAAAGAGAAGGTAAAAATGATATTTTAGATTACAGTTCTAATATAAATCCCTTAGGAGTACCACAGAAATTTATAGATATAGCAAAAGAAAATTTTGATAAATTAGTAAATTATCCAGATCCTTATTATATTGAATTAAGAAAAAAAATAGCTGAATTTAATTCATTGGATATGGATAATATTATTGTTGGAAATGGTGCAACAGAAATACTTTTTCTTTATATAAGAGCTTTAAAACCTAAAAAAGTATTAATACTAGCTCCTTGTTTTGCAGAATATGAAAGAGCTTTAAAATCTGTTTCTACAAAGATAGAATATTTTGAACTTAAAGAAAGTGATAATTTTTATCCTAATATTATAAATTTAAAAAAAGAAATAGAAAATAATAATTATGATTTGTTATTATTCTGTAATCCAAATAATCCAACAGGACAATTTATTAAATTAGAAGATATAAAAGAAATTATAGAAACTTGTGAAAAGAAAAATACTAAAATCTTTGTAGATGAAGCTTTTATAGAATTTATAGAGAATTGGAAAGAAAAAACAGTTTCTTTATTAAAAAATAAAAAAATTTTTATTATGAGAGCATTTACAAAGTTTTTTGCTATACCTGGACTTAGATTGGGTTACGGAATAGGCTTTGATGATGAAGTTTTAAAAAAAATGTGGGAAGAGAAAGAACCTTGGACAGTAAATACTTTTGCAAATCTTGCAGGACTTATGATGCTTGATGATAAAGAATATATTGAAAAATCTGAAAAATGGATTTTAGAAGAAAAGAAATTTATGTATGAAGAGTTATCGAAATTTCAAAATATAAAAACTTATAAAACAGAATGTAATTTTATTTTAATAAAATTATTTAATATTAGTTCAGAAAGTCTAAGGGAAAAAATGATAGAAAAAAATGTACTGATAAGAGATGCTTCAAATTTTAAATTTTTAGATTATCATTTTGTTAGACTTGCAATTAAGGATAGAAAATCAAATTTAAAAATATTAGAAACATTGGCTGATTTTCTTTAA
- a CDS encoding cobyrinate a,c-diamide synthase, protein MKAFMIAGVSSGIGKTTISMALMSAFNNVSPFKVGPDYIDPGFHEFITGNKSYNLDIFMMGEQGVKYSFYKHHKDISIIEGVMGLYDGMDNSLDNNSSAHISRFLGVPVILVLDGVGKSTSIAAQVLGYKMLDPRVNIAGVIINKVSSAKTYAIFKEAIEKYTGVKCLGFVEKNDKLNISSRHLGLLQANEVEDLREKLSILRNHVLQNIDLKEIEKIASEQTRNFNENKDEIVPPLYLSYLKDRYVGKTIAIAQDSAFSFYYNDNIEFLEYMGFKLRHFSPIKDNKVPECDAIYLGGGYPENFAEELSNNKEMIESVKENYEQGKTILAECGGFMYLSNGIEQTDGKISLMCGLVPCVVNMTNRLDISRFGYISINNKNDIEIARGHEFHYSKLKAVLEDTRKFKAVKKDGRSWECIFNEKKLYAGYPHIHFFGSYKFIEEVF, encoded by the coding sequence ATGAAAGCATTTATGATTGCTGGTGTAAGTAGTGGAATTGGAAAAACAACAATATCTATGGCATTGATGTCTGCTTTTAATAATGTTTCACCATTTAAAGTTGGACCTGATTATATAGATCCAGGCTTTCATGAATTTATAACAGGTAATAAAAGTTACAATTTAGACATATTTATGATGGGAGAACAAGGAGTTAAATATAGTTTCTATAAACATCATAAGGATATTTCAATAATTGAAGGTGTTATGGGACTATATGATGGAATGGACAATTCTTTAGATAATAATAGTTCTGCACATATATCAAGATTTTTAGGTGTACCTGTTATTTTAGTTTTAGATGGTGTAGGAAAAAGTACAAGCATAGCCGCACAAGTTTTAGGATATAAAATGCTTGACCCAAGAGTAAATATAGCAGGAGTTATCATAAATAAGGTATCAAGTGCAAAAACTTATGCTATTTTTAAAGAAGCTATTGAAAAGTATACAGGAGTTAAATGTTTAGGTTTTGTTGAAAAAAATGACAAGTTAAATATTTCAAGTAGACATTTAGGACTTTTGCAAGCAAATGAAGTTGAAGATTTAAGAGAAAAATTATCTATTCTAAGAAATCATGTATTACAAAATATTGATTTAAAAGAAATAGAAAAAATTGCAAGTGAACAAACTCGTAATTTTAATGAGAATAAAGATGAAATAGTTCCACCTTTATATCTATCATATTTAAAAGATAGATATGTTGGAAAAACTATTGCAATAGCACAAGATAGTGCATTTTCATTTTATTATAATGATAATATAGAATTTTTAGAATATATGGGATTTAAACTAAGACATTTCTCTCCTATAAAAGATAATAAAGTACCTGAATGTGATGCTATTTACTTAGGAGGTGGTTACCCAGAAAATTTTGCAGAAGAATTATCAAATAATAAGGAAATGATTGAATCAGTCAAAGAAAATTATGAACAAGGAAAGACTATTTTAGCTGAATGTGGTGGCTTTATGTATTTAAGTAATGGCATAGAGCAAACAGATGGAAAAATTTCTTTAATGTGTGGTTTAGTTCCTTGTGTAGTAAATATGACTAATAGATTAGATATTTCAAGATTTGGTTATATATCAATAAATAATAAAAATGATATTGAAATCGCAAGAGGACATGAATTTCATTATTCAAAGCTAAAAGCAGTATTAGAAGATACAAGAAAATTTAAAGCAGTAAAAAAAGATGGAAGAAGTTGGGAATGTATATTTAATGAGAAAAAATTATATGCAGGCTACCCACATATACATTTTTTTGGAAGCTATAAATTTATAGAAGAGGTATTTTAA
- a CDS encoding precorrin-8X methylmutase has protein sequence MSYIKVPGDIEKRSFEIIEEELGDKVKKFSESEMLIVKRIVHTSADFEYADLIEFQNNAIESGLKALEKGCKIYCDTNMIVNGLSKPALAKYNCSAYCLVSDKEVIEEAKKEGLTRSIVGMRKAGKDPETKVFILGNAPTALYQLKEMIENGEIEKPALVIGVPVGFVGAAESKEEFKKLGIPYITINGRKGGSTIGVAILHGIIYQIYKREGFHV, from the coding sequence ATGAGTTATATAAAAGTACCAGGAGATATTGAAAAAAGAAGTTTTGAGATTATTGAAGAAGAATTAGGAGATAAAGTGAAAAAATTCTCTGAAAGTGAAATGCTTATAGTTAAAAGAATAGTTCATACTTCAGCAGATTTTGAATATGCTGATTTAATAGAATTTCAAAATAATGCTATAGAAAGTGGTTTAAAAGCATTAGAAAAAGGATGTAAAATTTATTGTGATACAAATATGATAGTGAATGGGCTTAGTAAACCTGCACTAGCTAAATATAATTGTTCTGCTTATTGCTTAGTTTCTGATAAGGAAGTAATTGAAGAGGCTAAAAAAGAAGGACTTACTCGTTCAATAGTTGGAATGAGAAAAGCAGGAAAAGATCCTGAAACAAAAGTATTTATTTTAGGAAATGCTCCTACAGCACTGTATCAATTAAAGGAAATGATAGAAAATGGCGAAATAGAAAAACCAGCCTTAGTTATAGGTGTTCCTGTTGGCTTTGTTGGAGCAGCAGAATCAAAAGAAGAATTTAAAAAACTAGGTATTCCATATATCACAATAAATGGTAGAAAAGGTGGAAGTACAATAGGTGTTGCTATACTTCATGGAATTATCTATCAAATATATAAAAGAGAAGGTTTTCATGTATAA